In the Rhodothermus sp. genome, TAATGACAGCGTAGTTGATGATGCACTTTATGGTAGGTGAGTGTGACAGAGCAATGCGGACAATGGGGCGACCAGCCGCAGGCCGTGCATTCCAGCACGGGGGCAAAGCCTCGGCGATTCTGCAGGAGGATTATCTGCTCGCGTCGCTCTAAGCGGCGCGCAATGGCCTGGATCAGCGGGGGCGCCAGCGGGTTGCCGTTTGTCCGTCGCGTGTGGCGCAGGTCGACAAGACGGACGTGGGGCAGCCGTACCGGTGTAGCACCGGCGGTTGGTGCTCGCCGACGCATCTCGAGCAGGGTATACTTACCCCGGCGAGCATTCAGATAGCTCTCGAGGCTGGGCGTGGCCGATCCCAGCACACATACCGCCTGGTTCAGGTGAGCGCGATAGACGGCCACGTCACGGGCATGGTAACGCGGAGCCGGGTCAAACTGCTTGTAGGAGCGTTCATGTTCTTCGTCGACAACGATCAGGCCCAGGTTTTCCAGAGGGGCTAATATGGCCGAGCGAGGACCAATCACGATCGGATAGCGGCCGGATCGAAGCAGACGCCAGGTGTCGTAACGTTCCCCGTCACTCATCTGGGAGTGCAGCACGGCCACTTCGTCGCCAAAGTGGGCGCGAAATCGGCGAACTGTCTGCGGCGTCAGCGCGATTTCGGGGACCAGAATGATACCTGTGCGTCCCTGTGCGCGCACGCGTTTCAGGGCAGCGATGTAGACTTCGGTTTTACCGCTACCGGTGATACCGTGTAGTAGAAACGTTTCGAAGCGTCGCGCTTCAATTGCCTTGAGGATGCGGTCCAGGGCGGTCTGCTGCTCCGGATGGAACGTGACTGGTGTGGGAGGGGGGACTGGCTCGGCTTCCAGGGGCGAGCGGATCACTTCCTTTTCAACCAGCTCCAGTACGCCCTGGGCGACCAACCGGCGCAGCGTAGCGGTGGTGGCTTCAGCACGGGCGAGGAGGATAGTCTGAGAGGGTTCAGGTACGCCTTCCTGTTGCAGTGCCTGTAAGGCCCGCACAAGCATGCGCTGACGGGCGCCGCGTAGTGTACGCAGTAGTTGCTCCTGCGCAGTGAGGGTTCGGTAGGCCGGGGCAAAGCGGACGTAGCGTTCCTTTTTGATCTGAACGCGTGGCGCTTCAAGGACTTCTTCAAACTGCAGCCAACCGTTTGCAGCCAGTCGATGCAGCAGGCTGTAAGGAACCGTTCCCAGTTCCTGGCGCAGTCGGCGAACAGTAATGCCGGGATGGGCCGTCACAAATTGGAGCACGGCTTGTGCACGGTCGCTCAACGGTTCCGTGGGTGGGGTACCGGGATACAGGCGGCGGCGGCTTTCAATGTCAAGGCCGGGTGGCAAGGCCGCACGGATAACCTCGCCCCAGCCACACACGTAGTAGTCGGCCATCCAGCGTGTCAACCGGAGTAATTCGTCGGTGAGCGCCGGCTGGTCGTCCAGTACGTCCAGCATAGGCTTCAGCGGGGAGGGAAGCGGGTCGGGCGGTGGTGCTGGCACCACCACACCGGTCAGCTGGCGCCGGCCAAAAGGGACCAGTACCCGACACCCTGGACGTACGGCATACTGCCATTCTGGAGGCACCTGGTAGGTAAAGACCTGCGGCAGTGGCAGGGGAAGCGCAACCTGCACGATGTTAGGGGAGGATGTCATAGCCAGGGCGCTGGCCTCAGGCTTCCAGTAGCAGTGCCTGACGGAAGGCAGCCACATTCTGGGCGACAGGCCTGTGCGGGTTAAAGATGGCACTGCCGGCCACGATCACCGTGGCACCTGCCCGTACCACTTCGGCCACATTGTGCGGATAAATACCCCCGTCGACTTCAATGTAGGCATGCGATCCAATGGCGTTCAGCATTCGACGCAGTCGCCGGACCTTGTGGGTGCTGGAAGAGATGTACGTCTGACCACCAAAGCCCGGATCGACGGTCATCAGCAGGATCAGATCGACCAGCGGCAACACTTCCTCCAGAGCGGTAAGCGGTGTGGCCGGGTTGAGTGCTACGCCGACCTTTTTACCCAGTTTGCGAATCATATCAAGGGCGCGGTGCAGGTGAGGGGTGGCTTCCACGTGCACGGTGAGTACATCGGCGCCTGCCTGCGCGAAGTCGTCCAGAAAGCGTTCGGGCTGCTCCACCATTAGATGTACGTCCAGCACAGCGCCCAGTTCATCCGCCAACGGACGAAGGGCCTCGACCACCAGAGGACCCATCGTAATGTTGGGTACAAAGTGGCCGTCCATCACATCGATGTGGATCCAGTCGGCTCCCGCTTCCAGCGCCTCGCGGCACTGTTCTCCCAGCCGTGCAAAGTCGGCCGACAGAATGGATGGCGCGAGAAGGATCATGGATCAGGCAAACAGCGCCACGCCGAGGGCAATGAGGATGACGTTGGCCAGCCCAATGGGCAGCAGGTACTTCCAACCCAGCGTCATGAGCTGGTTGTACTTGAAACGCGGGAAGGTCCAGCGCACCCAGATGTACAGGAAGGCAAAAAAGCACGTTTTTGCCAGCAACGACAGGAACTGCAGCACGCCCAGCAGCAAGCTTCCTTCCAGGGTCGGGAAGGCTTTCAGCAGGAGCGGCTCAAACGGCACCAGATAACCTCCGAAAAAGAGCGTAGCAATCACAAACGAAGCAACAAACAGGTTCACATACTCCGCCAGGAAGAACATGCCGAATTTCATGCCACTGTACTCGGTATGATACCCGCCGACGAGCTCCTGCTCGGCCTCGGGCAGGTCGAACGGCAAGCGGTTCGTCTCGGCAAAAGCCGTGACGATGAAAATCAGGGCCCCGATCGGGTTGGTAAACACGTGCCAGCCAAGGATCGCCCATCCATCACGCTGGGCTTCAACAAGGGCGCTAACGTTGAGCGTGCCGGCCTGGAGGATCACAGACAGCACGGCCGTACCCATAGCCAGCTCATAGGAGATCATCTGGGCAGAAGAACGCAGGCCTCCCAGTAGCGAGTACTTACTGTTGGAGCTCCAGCCGGCCAGCGTAATGCCGTAGACGCTGATCGACGTGAGGGCCAGGATGGCCAGCACCCCTACGTCGATGTCGGCAATCACCACACCTCGGGCAAAAGGAATGAGCGCGGGCACTGTCATAGCAATCGTTACCATGATCATGGGGGCCAGCGCATGAATAAACCGGTTGGCCTGAGCCGGAATGATGTCTTCTTTAAAAAGCAGCTTGACGACGTCTGCAAACGGCTGCAGAAAACCGGCAGGACCCACACGGTTAGGACCTGGCCGTTGTTGAATGAAGCCTGAAATCTTACGCTCGGCATAGACCAGCACCGAAGCAGTTAGCAGCATCGCGTTGATGATCAGAAAAGCAATCAGGGCAGTCCAGTACAGCGGCAGGTCCATTGTATCAGGACGGTTGATTTCCAGCAGTTTGCGTTCAGTGGCTTGCTTTCAGTCCGGACAAGCCGTAACATCGAAAAGTACACCGACGAAGGGCTGATGTGCAACTGTCGAAGGCGGCGTGGGCGTGCTCCCAGAGCTTTTGAGCGAGATTTCAACGCCGCGTAACCTCTGGCCAGCCCTTCCGTAAAAGAACGATCAGCTTTTTCGTTCACCAGCCCGCTTCGAGATTATGGTTCGCTGGGTCTTTCTGCTGAGTTTTGTCCTGACGCTGACGATGCCTCTTCAGGCGCAGGTTCCGCCACGCCCATACCTGGATCAGTTGCCCCCGCTGCTGGACCGTGAGCTATTCTTTGGCGATCCAGAGATCTCAGGCGCGCAGCTTTCACCAGATGGTCGATGGCTCACTTTCCTTAAGCCGTACAACGGGGTGCGTAATATCTGGATTAAGGCGCTCAATGAGCCCTTCGAGGCAGCTCGACCACTGACGGCCGACGAGCGGCCTGTGCCCGGTTACTTCTGGAGCCAAGATAGCCGCTATGTACTCTATGTGCAGGACAAAGGGGGAAATGAAGACTTTCACGTCTACGCCGTCGATCCGACCAGCCCTCCAGACCCCGAGACCGGAGTACCGCCCGCGCGTGATCTGACACCTTACGAAAACACACGCGCGATCATCTATGCCGTCCCCGAAGCGACACCGGGGCAAATTCTGGTGGGGCTGAACGACCGGGATCCGCGCTGGCACGACGTGTACCGGATCGACCTGGCCACTGGCGAGCGTACACTCGTGCTCAAAAACGAGCAGGAACTGGCCGGTTTTACGTTTGATCTGGAGGGACGCCTGCGGCTGGCTGTGCGCATTACGGAAGAGGGAAGCACGGAGATTCTGCGCGTGGACGGAGATGCACTGGTGCCGGTTTATACCTGCTCGGTGGAGGAATCCTGTGCTCCCTTGCGCTTTCACCGGGATGGACGGCGGGTCTATCTGACAACAAATCAGGGCGATCGGGATCTGGTCGAATTGGTATTGTTTGATCTGGAGACGGGCGAAGAGACGTTTGTAGAGCGCGATCCGGAAGGGGAAGTAGACTTTGGGGGCGCAGTATTCTCAGATCGCACGGAAGAGCTGATCGCCACCTACTACGTGGGCGACCGGCTTCGCATTTATCCCAGGACGGAGGAGCTGGCGCAGGATCTGGAATTTCTCCGATCGCAGCTTCCGGAAGGCGAGCTGTATCTGGGATCGACGACCGAAGATGAGCGGCTGGTGCTTGTCACGGTACAGCGCGATGTGGATCCCGGTGCCGTGTACCTTTATGATCGGCAGCGGCGTCGGGTAGAGCTGCTCTACCGAAGCCGGCCGGAGTTGCCTACCGAGTATCTGGCGCCTATGCAGCCCATTCGTTACCGAGCACGGGATGGCGTGGAGATTCCGGCGTACCTGACCTTGCCCCGTGGCGTTGAGCCAAAGGGCTTGTCGGCCGTGGTGCTGGTGCATGGAGGCCCCTGGGCACGCGACACATGGGGTTATAATGCCCTGGCTCAGTTCCTGGCCAACCGAGGCTATGCGGTGCTGCAGCCTAACTTCCGGGGATCGGCCGGCTACGGTAAGGCTTTTCTCAACGCGGGTAACAAGCAGTGGGGCACGGGGGTGATGCAGCACGATGTCACGGACGGCGTGCGTTACCTG is a window encoding:
- the rpe gene encoding ribulose-phosphate 3-epimerase, which produces MILLAPSILSADFARLGEQCREALEAGADWIHIDVMDGHFVPNITMGPLVVEALRPLADELGAVLDVHLMVEQPERFLDDFAQAGADVLTVHVEATPHLHRALDMIRKLGKKVGVALNPATPLTALEEVLPLVDLILLMTVDPGFGGQTYISSSTHKVRRLRRMLNAIGSHAYIEVDGGIYPHNVAEVVRAGATVIVAGSAIFNPHRPVAQNVAAFRQALLLEA
- the nuoH gene encoding NADH-quinone oxidoreductase subunit NuoH codes for the protein MDLPLYWTALIAFLIINAMLLTASVLVYAERKISGFIQQRPGPNRVGPAGFLQPFADVVKLLFKEDIIPAQANRFIHALAPMIMVTIAMTVPALIPFARGVVIADIDVGVLAILALTSISVYGITLAGWSSNSKYSLLGGLRSSAQMISYELAMGTAVLSVILQAGTLNVSALVEAQRDGWAILGWHVFTNPIGALIFIVTAFAETNRLPFDLPEAEQELVGGYHTEYSGMKFGMFFLAEYVNLFVASFVIATLFFGGYLVPFEPLLLKAFPTLEGSLLLGVLQFLSLLAKTCFFAFLYIWVRWTFPRFKYNQLMTLGWKYLLPIGLANVILIALGVALFA
- a CDS encoding prolyl oligopeptidase family serine peptidase, which translates into the protein MVRWVFLLSFVLTLTMPLQAQVPPRPYLDQLPPLLDRELFFGDPEISGAQLSPDGRWLTFLKPYNGVRNIWIKALNEPFEAARPLTADERPVPGYFWSQDSRYVLYVQDKGGNEDFHVYAVDPTSPPDPETGVPPARDLTPYENTRAIIYAVPEATPGQILVGLNDRDPRWHDVYRIDLATGERTLVLKNEQELAGFTFDLEGRLRLAVRITEEGSTEILRVDGDALVPVYTCSVEESCAPLRFHRDGRRVYLTTNQGDRDLVELVLFDLETGEETFVERDPEGEVDFGGAVFSDRTEELIATYYVGDRLRIYPRTEELAQDLEFLRSQLPEGELYLGSTTEDERLVLVTVQRDVDPGAVYLYDRQRRRVELLYRSRPELPTEYLAPMQPIRYRARDGVEIPAYLTLPRGVEPKGLSAVVLVHGGPWARDTWGYNALAQFLANRGYAVLQPNFRGSAGYGKAFLNAGNKQWGTGVMQHDVTDGVRYLIESGIADSNYIAIMGGSYGGYATLAGLTFTPELYAAGVSIVGPSNLLTLLKTIPPYWAAARRIFDTRVGNPDDPADRERLKAQSPFYHADRIRAPLLVIQGANDPRVKKTESDQIVVAARDNGVEVAYMVAPDEGHGFRGEMNRLAMIAAIERFLARHLGGRYQEEMDPELEAHLDSLMVDPATVTLPDTLALAKALQTPLPAADGSRIRPATMRYETTIQTQGQQFTLSSRRTVQIARLDGRAVWMVVDHVRMPMGETRDTSWVDQHTLRPLRRSVRGMGTLVLNYADDRITGRMQSPMGAIAVKKTLEAPVVGDGGAFDLYVAGLPLEEGFAATLRVFNPQQQEVRPIRLQVTGTQTLETPAGTFEVYVVRLEMLDGGPGGGTLHVLRDAPHFSVLSELQLPAQMGGGTAVTRLIALEMKP
- the priA gene encoding primosomal protein N' encodes the protein MQVALPLPLPQVFTYQVPPEWQYAVRPGCRVLVPFGRRQLTGVVVPAPPPDPLPSPLKPMLDVLDDQPALTDELLRLTRWMADYYVCGWGEVIRAALPPGLDIESRRRLYPGTPPTEPLSDRAQAVLQFVTAHPGITVRRLRQELGTVPYSLLHRLAANGWLQFEEVLEAPRVQIKKERYVRFAPAYRTLTAQEQLLRTLRGARQRMLVRALQALQQEGVPEPSQTILLARAEATTATLRRLVAQGVLELVEKEVIRSPLEAEPVPPPTPVTFHPEQQTALDRILKAIEARRFETFLLHGITGSGKTEVYIAALKRVRAQGRTGIILVPEIALTPQTVRRFRAHFGDEVAVLHSQMSDGERYDTWRLLRSGRYPIVIGPRSAILAPLENLGLIVVDEEHERSYKQFDPAPRYHARDVAVYRAHLNQAVCVLGSATPSLESYLNARRGKYTLLEMRRRAPTAGATPVRLPHVRLVDLRHTRRTNGNPLAPPLIQAIARRLERREQIILLQNRRGFAPVLECTACGWSPHCPHCSVTLTYHKVHHQLRCHYCGYATRHPGKCPQCGTATLEPLGTGTQRVEEALHQLFPEARVLRMDLDTTRGRRAHHRLLDRFARGEADILLGTQMVAKGLDFPRVTLVGVVNADTGLLLPDFRAEEHTFQLLMQVAGRAGRADRPGEVLLQTRNPDHRVFRYLLRHDYAGLARALLAERQQLGYPPYTRLVVAECSGPEEERVRQLVQDWTEHFRHLCHQTPNGHLIEILGPTPALHERLKG